The genomic DNA CCCCAGGGAGCTCAGTTTATGATCAGAAGTTCCTAACAAGGGTTTTGCAGTAGCTCCAGGCTGCTGCCCTGTAAGCGTGATACAAGGTAATGGTTGAAGATCTCTGACTTTGGAGCTTCACAGCCCTAAGTTCAAAGCCCAGCACTGCTGCTTATCACACTTTGGCTCTAGGGCACTCCTGGTACCGTAAAGAAAATATCTGGGTTTGCCAGCTGGAAGAAAAGTCAACTCAGCCTGGAGAGGGAGCTGTTGGGGGTGTTCTGAGGCTGGGTAGAGCATGGGTGAAGAGCCCAGACTTCATCAGAGACCTGGGCGCTTCTCCTAGCTGCGCCCCATCAGCCCTGAGCATTCAGACAAGGAGCAATCCCTGcgtgcctctgtttccttgtgTCAAAAACAAGGGGGTTGGATGGGATGGTTCCTAAGGGTCCTCCCAGCCTGATGCTTTCTGCTCAACAATTCAGTTTCACTGGGCAGAGCTTTTCTGCTTTATCTTCTTTATGGCGCCCatctttcttcctcatttctgAAAGTGCCTTTTGGACACCATTCTCATCTTATAAAAACTGCAGCTATCTCTTATGAACTCTGCTCTCATCCCCCCAAATCTTCTCTCCTGCGTAGATGAAGAAGATCAACAGCTCTTGTTCCTAGCATGGACTGCTTTAACAACATGGGAGGTTATGTAATTAGACTTGTTACAATACCACAAGGCAGAAATGAAATGGATTAGACAAGAGAAGCCAAGTTTCATTATGTGGTCTAGAATGTTTCTCCAGCCAAGAATCCAAGATGATGTTCACATTCTTAAAATTAACttcctatttcctttttctctgagtGCAGTAAGTGCCTGTTTAATTAGGCACCCTCCCCCCAATGTCCTTAATGAGCAATCATGTAATCTTCGTTAATAAAATGAGGATTTATTAAACTTTCGATTCTAATAAATAGTCAGCCATTATCTTTGCAATGGGCCCCAAGCCCTGGTAAAAATGAAGTGGTCTCTGGGACCATTCAAAGGGTCCATTCAGTAGAGCTTAACGTGTTAAGAACAGAGCATAACGTGTTAAGAACAGAGCTTAACGTGTTAAGAATAGAGCTTAGTGACAAGAGTGAGTCTTCCCACCACCACGCCTCAGTTTAAAGGCCTGaagctgaattttgttttcttaccaCACTGAGGTCCCACAGACACCTTAGTCAAGCATTAagagcttaaaaataaaagaaaggaaaaacaaaaatagagaggCAGGTATAAAGAGGAACAGATGCTTTCCCTAGCCATGGCCCCATGGATGAATCTGCCCAGAAGGAAGCCCAGCAAAAAGAAAGCCCAGTCACATTCTCAAACAGTTCCCACCCTCCCTTTGTTGAAGGGACTAAGAGAGGCAGTTAATTCAGCTGTTCAGAGTTCCAGGGGAAAATCAGGATCTTCaggatttttatttccaaatgaaaaatagagcaGCAGGATATCAAGGCTTAAGGAAGCCCTCCCTCTCTTAGGCAGTTAAAACCCTGCAGCAAGGTGGGTAAAGAAGACAACGTGATGTCTTAGACTGCTTTTGtggttcatttttaaaagactgaatttaGACTTAAAGAATAAAGATAAGGAGAAAGGCATGGAGGCTGCAGGTTCCCGCAGCCCTGGGAAGTGGCTGTTTGCTGGAGACAAGAAGATATTTCTCAAGCTGGGCTCCAGGCTAGAAGGAGCAGAATGAACCCAGCCAGGGCACAGAGCTGAGCTGGGTGACAGTATCCTCGTTGTCCATTCTCTCCTTGCCCCTACCTGTCCCCGCTGGTCTCTGCCAGCCTGTTGTTCATTATTGCAAAGGCTCCTACCCCCCCTGAGAATTCATCGTCCAGTGACAGAGTGCTGGTCTGGTGGGGGCAGCCATTGGCCATTTCGGACAGCTGCTTCTGGAGGATGGCTAGTGAGACCTTGTTGGCCGCCAAGAAGTCCTTCATGGAGATCATCTCACCCGAGAGACGCCGCCCATCCGTGTCACTCTCTCTGACTCCATCCGTTTCTATGGAGATGTTGCACCGGTTctggacagtgcctggcatcacCACGTTCCTCCGGGACTGCAAGAGTCGTCTTTGGCATTGTTGGCAGCACCCGCCATCCATCTTCCTCAGGATCCAGTTCATGGACTGTTTAATGAGGATGGAGATGACATTGAACAAGGAGTAGATGCAGCAGACGCCCATGAGGATGAAGACGAAGTTGGCGAAGCGGTAGAGGCCCTGGCTGGCATACCGGGCGTTCTGGCTGCTGACGAGGTCCCCAAAGCCAATGGTGCTGAAAGCCACAAAGCAGAAGTAGAGTGCGTCGAAGTAGCTCCATCCTTCCACGGAGGTGTACATGGCGGACGCGCAGCAGGAGATGAGGAGGGAGGCCATGCACAGGATCAGCATGACATAGTACACGGAGGGCTTCCAGCCAGCCGAGCggtccacctcacctttccccggGTTATTCAGGCTCTGCTGGGGCAAGGCCCCCCGCCTCCGGAGCTGCCGCTGGTGGCACGATTTCATGATGCAGGCGATGACGGTGATCAGGCGCTCCAGGAAGAGGTTGAAGAACAGGATGGTGCTGGAGCACCCGAGGAGGCCATAGAAGATCAGAAAGATTTTTCCTTCTACTGTGGCTGGAGTCGTCATCCCAAACCCTGCAGGAGACACAAATCAGAGGAGAGTGAGGGAGATCTTTGCCGTGAATGGGGTCAGTCTTGGCTTTGATGGCTGGCAAAGGACCTGAAGAAACAGTTTGGTAAAAGCACTCTGTCCTAGCCTTTCTAGGAACGAGAGGGAGAATTCTGACTTGCTGTTGAAGACACTAAGCGTTGTTCAGAGCTGGGCTGCTCAAAGCGCACATGGTGCCACAGTGCAAATCAGAGAAAGGTACCTCTTCCTCTGAGTGGATACCACCAGTGACAGTGGCTTGGTGATGAGAACGTGGGCTGGACTTCAGCCTCCCCTCCCGATTCTGCTAGATGTCCTCATACAGTAGATGACCTGAACAACCATACTTAACAGACGTTGTTCAGAGAGATAAACAAAGGCTCATACAAAGAAAAGTCTTACAGAGTTCATTTATTCTATAAACACTTattggctgccattccaggaatGGGGACTAGAACTGTGGAAAAAGAtagatctggcccctgccttcatggagctctAATGGAGTGAAGTGATTACTATATTTTGTGATGTGTTGTGATAAGCGTGGTGCTGGAGAATGTTCAGGGTCTTATGGGAGCTATTAAGAGGGAAACCCATCTCAGACTTGGGGTCTAGGAAGACTAAACAGGGAGAACCTAAAGCTAAAGAGGAGTTAGGCAAGGCAAGgagggtgcatgtgtgtgtgtgcgtgtgtatatgtgtgtgtgtgtgtgcgtgtgtatttgtgtgtgtgtgtgtgcgtgcgtggtggtggtgatgtttcAGGCAGAGAAACAGTACATGCCAGCATATATGGAAATGAACAATTTGCTCAAGATTTTCCGATCTTTAAACAAAACTCTCATGCTTTGGGAGTGGTAACTGAGGTGTTAGTTGTTATAGTTTGATAACATATAAAAAGTCTCTCTTGCCTTTGTCTCTTACTGTTCACAGTTTTGACTTCCTTGACCTTTCTACCCCTACACACAGATATGTTAGTAAGAATACCAACTGTAGGACAGTGGACATCactgagaaaaaggagaaacGGAAGAAAA from Balaenoptera acutorostrata unplaced genomic scaffold, mBalAcu1.1 scaffold_606, whole genome shotgun sequence includes the following:
- the LOC114236132 gene encoding potassium channel subfamily K member 13, encoding MALLDYIIAPAALRAMCTASQRAVRPLYAVCYWWLAPVKYEWKCYSRCHGFGMTTPATVEGKIFLIFYGLLGCSSTILFFNLFLERLITVIACIMKSCHQRQLRRRGALPQQSLNNPGKGEVDRSAGWKPSVYYVMLILCMASLLISCCASAMYTSVEGWSYFDALYFCFVAFSTIGFGDLVSSQNARYASQGLYRFANFVFILMGVCCIYSLFNVISILIKQSMNWILRKMDGGCCQQCQRRLLQSRRNVVMPGTVQNRCNISIETDGVRESDTDGRRLSGEMISMKDFLAANKVSLAILQKQLSEMANGCPHQTSTLSLDDEFSGGVGAFAIMNNRLAETSGDR